The Stigmatella aurantiaca DW4/3-1 genome contains the following window.
CGTCGTCGATCTGATGAACGCCGCGCCCTGAGCATCCGTACCGGGTCCTCCGACGGCTCCAACGGACGAGGCCTCTCGCGTTCAGGCCGAGCCCGTTGCCTTGCGCCACGCCCCGAGGATGTGGTCGATGACCTCTTGGAGCCCCACGCCCTTCGTGACCTGGGTGAAGACGAAGGGCCCGTCGCCGCGCATCTTCCGCGCATCGCGGTCCATGACCGAGAGGTCCGCGCCCACGTGGGGTGCGAGGTCTGTCTTGTTGATGATCAACAGGTCCGACTGGGTGATGCCCGGTCCGCCCTTGCGCGGCACCTTGTCGCCGCCCGCCACATCGATGACGTAGATCGTGTAGTCCGCCAACTCGCGGCTGTACTGCGCCGCCAGGTTGTCGCCGCCGCTCTCCACGATGAGCAGTTGCGGCTTGAGCTCTTCCATGAGCTCCTCGAGCGCCAGCAGGTTGTGGCTGATGTCCTCGCGGATGGCCGCGTGGGGGCATCCTCCCGTCTCCACCGCCTTGATGCGCTCGGGAGACAGCGCCTTGTTGCGGACCAGGAACTCGGCATCCTCCTTGGTGAAGATGTCGTTGGTCACCACGCCCAGCCGGTAGCCATCCCTCAGCGCGCGGCACAGCGCCAGCACCAGCGCCGTCTTCCCGCTGCCCACGGGCCCCCCGATGCCGATGGTGAAGGACCGCGAGGCGAAGTCGCGCAGCTGGCGCGGCTCGCGCTCGTGGAAGTGTCCCGGGTGGTCCATCTCCTCGTGGGTGTGGTCGTGATCGTCATGGCCGTGGCCGCGGTGGTCATCGTCGTGCATGGGTTCACCTCAGGAAAGAAAGAGCCGTGAATAGAGTCGATCGTGTGTGGCGCTGAGCAGGTCCATCAGTGGAGAGGTCTGGCTCATCGCCTCGGCGCCCAGCTCGGAACAGGCCGCGAAGACCTCATCCAACAAAGGGGCGCACTGGTGCTGGAGCTGGTGGGACTCGTGGGTGCCCACCATGCCCAGCCGGACCGCCGCGGAGAGCGTCCCCCGCAGGGTCAGGGACAGAAAGAGCTGCTGGGCCTCGAGCCGCTCCACCTCCAAGGCGCGCAGCACCGCGCCGAAGAGGGGAGCATGGTGGAAGCGCAACCCCGCCTTCCGGACGGTTTGCTGCACGGGGCCCACGGGCCCGGGGAAGATGCGCGCGCACGTGCCCAGGAACGCCCGCCCTTGGGTGCGGCTCGCCCGGTTGGCCACGTGGTTGGTGAGGAATGCCTCCATCCGGGCATCCAGCGTTGGGAGCGAGGAGGGCTCACGGTGGGCGGCACCCAGGACGGGCAGGGCACCATGCCCCGTCTGCCAGAGCAGCTCCCGTGCGAAGCGCTCCAGCCCTTCGCGGCCGCGCACCTCACCCTGTTGCAGCGCCGCCTCCAGCCCCCCCGAGTGCGCGAAGCCCCCGGTGGGAAAGCCTGAGTCCGCCAGCTGGAGCACCCGCCAGGAGACGCCCATGGCCGTGCCTCAGAACAGCGAATAGAGCTGAGCGAGGGGCAAGCGCGCCGCGGGTTCCACCATGAGCAGCTTCTTGTCCATGTACACCTTGAACTCGTCCGAGACCACGCTCAGGTTGGGCAGCGCATCGTTGAGCTTCATGTCCACCTTGCCGATCTTCCGGCACCGCTGCACCGCGGAGAGGCGCTTGGTCAGGCCCAGCTCCCGCACCAGTCCGCCTGCCGCCAGGGAACGCGCCGAGACGAAGGCGATGCTCGTGGCCCCCCTGGCCCGGCCCATGGCGCCGAACATCGGCCGCATGAAGGCGGGCTGGGGCGTGGGAATGGCGGCCCCGGGGTCTCCCATCTGGGACCAGGCGACGAAGCCGCCCTTGATGACCAGCTCTGGGCGCATGCCGAAGAAGGCCGGCTTCCACAGCACCAGGTCCGCCAGCTTGCCCGTCTCCACCGAACCAACCTCGTGTGACATGCCGTGGGCGATGGCCGGGTTGATGGTGTACTTGGCGACGTAGCGGCGGATCCGGAAGTTGTCGTTGTCGGCCGTCTCCTCGGGCAGCCGCCCGCGCTGCTCCCGCATCTTGTGCGCGGTCTGCCAGGTGCGGTTGATGACCTCGCCCACCCGGCCCATGGCCTGGCTGTCCGAGGAGATCATGCTGATGGCCCCCATGTCGTTCAGCACGTCCTCCGCGGCGATGGTCCCGCCCCGGATGCGGCTGTTGGCGAAGGCCAGATCCTCGGGGATGTCCTTCTTCAGGTGGTGACACACCATGAGCATGTCCAGGTGCTCGGCCAGCGTGTTCACCGTGTAGGGGCGCGTCGGGTTCGTCGAGCTCGGCACCACGTTGGGCTCGCCGCACACGCGGATGATGTCCGGCGCGTGACCGCCCCCCGCGCCCTCCGAGTGGTAGGTGTGGATGGTGCGGCCCTTGAAGGCGGCGATGGAGTCATCCACGGAGCCGCCCTCGTTGAGCGTGTCCGTGTGGATGGTGACCTGGACGTCCTCTTCCTCGGCCACGCCCAGGCAGGTGTCGATGGCGGCGGGAGACGTTCCCCAGTCCTCGTGCAGCTTCAGGCCCACCGCCCCCGCGGCGATCTGCTCCAGCAGGCCCGCCCGCATGGAGGTGTTGCCCTTGCCCGTGAGGCCGATGTTGAGCGGCAGCGTGTCCGTGGCCTCGAGCATCCGGTGAATGTTCCACGCGCCGGGCGTGCAGGTGGTGGCCTTGGTGCCCGTGGCAGGCCCCGTGCCGCCGCCCACCCAGGTGGTGATGCCGCTGGCGAGCGCCTCGTCCGCCTGCTGCGGGCAGATGAAGTGGATGTGCGTGTCGATGCCGCCCGCGGTGACGATGAGCCCTTCGGCGGAGATGACCTCGGTGGTGACGCCCACCACCATGCCGGGGGTCACCGGCATCACGTCGGGGTTGCCCGCCTTGCCGATGCCGACAATGCGCCCCGCCTTGATGCCGATGTCCGCCTTGTAGACGCCCGTCCAATCGATGATGAGCGCGCTGGTGACGACGCAGTCCAGGGCGTCCGCGTCGCCCACGCCGGCGTTCTGGCCCATGCCTTCGCGCAGCACCTTGCCGCCGCCGAAGATGCACTCGTCGCCATAGGCGGTGTGGTCCTTCTCCACCTGGGCCAGCAACCCGGTGTCTCCCAGCCGGACGCGATCGCCCGTGGTGGGACCATACAAAGCACCGTAATCCGCACGAGGGATGGACTTGCTCATTTCTCCTCCTGGTGCCCAAACCCGCGGGCAATCACCTGCTCCATGGCGCGCTTCAAGTTCTCGGGCGTCACGGGGCCCGAGGCCAACCCATTGCCGCCTCGAATCACCTGGTCGCCCGCGATGGGCACCAACCAGACCGTCTTGGTCTGGTCTTTCTCGAAGCGCTCCGCCGTGCCCGCCTTGATGTCCAGCCGCCGCCCATACGCCCGGGCCCGGTCGAACACGAGGTCCTTGTTCGTCTCGATGAAGTGGTAGTGGCTGCCCACCTGGATGGGACGGTCCCCGCGGTTGACCACTTTCAGGCTGATGGCTTCCCGGCCCGGGTTGATCTCGATGGGCTCGGACTGGAAGAGCACCTGGCCCGGCGCCAACCGCGCCTCTTTCGTGGAGCGCTCCTGCGGCCAGCGCAGCGGCAGCACCGGCAGGAAGCTGCCGTAGAGGGCCAATGACATATCCCCTTGCTCGAGCTCGATGGGGTGCGGCACCGACACCAGCTTGGTGCCATCCGGGAAGGTCCCCTCGACCTGGACCTCCGAGACCATCTCCGGCACGCCCTCCATCACCTGCGCGCGGCCCAGCAGCTTGCGCCCCAGGTCCATCAGCTCGGGCACGCTCATCTGGCCATCGCGGATGAACTCGAGCAACTGGGTGGCGATGAGCGCCACCGCCTCGGGGTAGTTGAGTTGCAGCCCCCGCGCCAGACGTTTCTGAGCCAGGAAGCCCGCTTGGTGCAACATCAGCTTCTCGATGTCACGCGGCGACAGGTGCATGGTCCTCCTCCAAGTCAAACCCTGCTGGCGGGAGCTACCCATCCAGGGCGTCGGGCCACTCTACCGCTTTCAACGCGCTGTGTTACGTTGTTTCGGTCAGTTGCCGTGAGCCCAGGGGTCATCGCCCAGCAGGGCGGGCAGAAAAGACAGCCAGTCCGTGGCCGTGTGCATCAGCAACTCGGGAGAGGTGGCTGCCGCCCGGAGGACCAGCCCATCGCTTCCGATGGGACTGGCGGAGCAGACGAGCGGAGCGCCTGGGGTGACGGGCAGGGTGCCCAAGCGTTCGGCGAGCGCCTCCCGGGCGGCGGCGGACGCGGGCCCGACCAGGAGCACGGTTCCCAACGCATCGAACCGGCCCAGCCGCTCGGAGAGCGCTCCCTGGGCAGGATCAAGCAGCCACCGCTCGTCGAACAACGCGCGGCCTTCCCGGGAGACACGGAGCGCAGAGGAGAAGTGGGCGAAGTCCCAGCGCTCGCCGGTGGCGCGGCGGCCCGTGGTGACGAGGTCCATCAGGATGAGCGAGGCGCCGGGGGCCAAGTGGATGTCCTGGTGTTGCTCGAACCGGGCGCCCGCGTAGCACGTGGTGGGATCCGGGACCAGCACGAGCAAGGCCCCCTTTTCCACCTGGGCGGACAGCACGCTCCGGCAGCCCTGGGGTGAGCGGTAGATCCGGGTGTTGCCCCGGCTGGACAGGAGGGCGGTGGCGCCCGCGGCCACGCGCATCTCCAAGGAGAGGTGGTCGCCATCCACCAGGCCGTCGCCGAACAGGCTGGTGTAGACCCAGGCGGCATGCCCGTGGTTGCGCGGTGTCAGCAACCGCATCGGGCTGTGGGCGAGGGCCGTGCTCACCACGGTGCGTGCCCCCACCCGCTCAAAGGCAAGCCGTGCCGCTCCTGGATGTCTGCCGCGAGCGGGCTGACTGTGAATCATGGGCCGCGAGCCTGCCGCAAGCAGGGGGGAGAAGCCACGAATACGAGGGGGGGATGCGCCGGCGGAGGCCCTCGCGTGGTGGAATCAGGCGTCCTTCTTTGCCATCTTCGCGGCTCCCAAAAACAGGACCGCTGGCACTGCCTGGCGGGGTCGCCTTTCCGGTGAGTGTGCAATGAAGACGTTCCGTTCCATCCATCTCGATCTCCTCCCGAAACACTTCGAGATGGGGCCTGTCGAGAAGCGCCTCGTGGAGTGGTGGGAGGCGGAAGGCCTCTACCGCTACGATCCGTCTCGGCCGCGCGAAGAGACCTTCGTGGTGGACACCCCCCCTCCCACCGTCTCGGGCTCGCTGCACGTAGGCCACATCTTCAGCTACACGCATACGGACATCACCGCCCGCTTCCAGCGCATGCTGGGCAAGAACATCTTCTACCCCATGGGTTGGGACGACAATGGCTTGCCCACGGAGCGCCGGGTGCAGAATTACTTCCACGTGCGCGCCGACGTGAATGCGCCGCATGTGCCAGACCTGCAACTGGAGCAGGCCTCGGCCGACACGGCCAAGCAGCCCGCGCGGTTGGTGTCCCGCCCCAACTTCATCAAGCTTTGCAACCAGGTGACCCGGGAGGACGAGAAGGCCTTCAAGTCGCTGTGGAGCAGCATTGGCCTGTCGGTGGACTGGGAGGCGGAGTACGCCACCATCGATGATCACAGCCGCCAGGTCGCGCAGCTCTCCTTCCTGGACCTGTACGAGAAGGGCCACGTCTACTCGGTGGACGCCCCCACGATGTGGGACGTGGATTTCCAGACCGCCGTGGCCCAGGCGGAGGTGGAGGATCGGCCGCAGGCGGGCGCGTTCCACCCCATCGAGTTCGCGGTGGAAGGCTCGGACGCGCGCTTCACCATCGCCACCACGCGTCCGGAACTGCTGGCCGCCTGCGTCGGCGTCACCGCGCACCCCGAGGACGAACGCTACAAGGCCCTCTTCGGCAAGCGCGCCATCACGCCGCTGTTCCGTGTGCCGGTGCCCATCTTCCCCAGTGAGCTGGCGGACCCGACCAAGGGCACGGGCATCCTCATGGTGTGCACCTTCGGCGACGCCACGGACGTGCACTGGTGGCGGCAGATGAAGCTGCCGCTGCGGCAGATCATCGGGCGGAACGGGCGGTTGCTGCCGCTCACCTTCGGGGCTCCGGGGTGGGAGAGCCTGGATGGGGCGGCGGCGCAGACCTTCTACGCCGGGATTCAGGGCAAGACGGTCAAGCAGGCGCGGACGGCCATGGTGGAGTTGCTGCGCCGGGAGGATGGGGCGGCCCGCCCGGGACTGGGGGCTCCGCTGCTCGGCGAGCCCAAGCCCATCGAGCGCGATGTGAAGTTCTTCGAGAAAGGAGATCTGCCGCTCGAGTTCATCTCCACGCGCCAGTGGTTTGTCCGCTTGATGGACAAGAAGGAGCAGCTCCTCGCCTACGGTGCGCGGGTGAAGTGGCACCCGGAGCACATGGGGACCCGCTACCGCAACTGGACGGAGAACCTGCAACTCGACTGGTGTATCAGCCGCCAGCGTTACTTCGGGGTGCAGTTCCCCGTGTGGTACGCGTTGGACCAAGAAGGCCGGCCCCTGTACGACAAGCCCCTCCTGGCCTCGCGCGAGCGGCTCCCGGTGGATCCCACGGTGGACGTGCCG
Protein-coding sequences here:
- the ureG gene encoding urease accessory protein UreG, which codes for MHDDDHRGHGHDDHDHTHEEMDHPGHFHEREPRQLRDFASRSFTIGIGGPVGSGKTALVLALCRALRDGYRLGVVTNDIFTKEDAEFLVRNKALSPERIKAVETGGCPHAAIREDISHNLLALEELMEELKPQLLIVESGGDNLAAQYSRELADYTIYVIDVAGGDKVPRKGGPGITQSDLLIINKTDLAPHVGADLSVMDRDARKMRGDGPFVFTQVTKGVGLQEVIDHILGAWRKATGSA
- a CDS encoding urease accessory protein UreF, with the protein product MGVSWRVLQLADSGFPTGGFAHSGGLEAALQQGEVRGREGLERFARELLWQTGHGALPVLGAAHREPSSLPTLDARMEAFLTNHVANRASRTQGRAFLGTCARIFPGPVGPVQQTVRKAGLRFHHAPLFGAVLRALEVERLEAQQLFLSLTLRGTLSAAVRLGMVGTHESHQLQHQCAPLLDEVFAACSELGAEAMSQTSPLMDLLSATHDRLYSRLFLS
- the ureC gene encoding urease subunit alpha, whose translation is MSKSIPRADYGALYGPTTGDRVRLGDTGLLAQVEKDHTAYGDECIFGGGKVLREGMGQNAGVGDADALDCVVTSALIIDWTGVYKADIGIKAGRIVGIGKAGNPDVMPVTPGMVVGVTTEVISAEGLIVTAGGIDTHIHFICPQQADEALASGITTWVGGGTGPATGTKATTCTPGAWNIHRMLEATDTLPLNIGLTGKGNTSMRAGLLEQIAAGAVGLKLHEDWGTSPAAIDTCLGVAEEEDVQVTIHTDTLNEGGSVDDSIAAFKGRTIHTYHSEGAGGGHAPDIIRVCGEPNVVPSSTNPTRPYTVNTLAEHLDMLMVCHHLKKDIPEDLAFANSRIRGGTIAAEDVLNDMGAISMISSDSQAMGRVGEVINRTWQTAHKMREQRGRLPEETADNDNFRIRRYVAKYTINPAIAHGMSHEVGSVETGKLADLVLWKPAFFGMRPELVIKGGFVAWSQMGDPGAAIPTPQPAFMRPMFGAMGRARGATSIAFVSARSLAAGGLVRELGLTKRLSAVQRCRKIGKVDMKLNDALPNLSVVSDEFKVYMDKKLLMVEPAARLPLAQLYSLF
- the ureA gene encoding urease subunit gamma, whose protein sequence is MHLSPRDIEKLMLHQAGFLAQKRLARGLQLNYPEAVALIATQLLEFIRDGQMSVPELMDLGRKLLGRAQVMEGVPEMVSEVQVEGTFPDGTKLVSVPHPIELEQGDMSLALYGSFLPVLPLRWPQERSTKEARLAPGQVLFQSEPIEINPGREAISLKVVNRGDRPIQVGSHYHFIETNKDLVFDRARAYGRRLDIKAGTAERFEKDQTKTVWLVPIAGDQVIRGGNGLASGPVTPENLKRAMEQVIARGFGHQEEK
- a CDS encoding urease accessory protein UreD, encoding MRLLTPRNHGHAAWVYTSLFGDGLVDGDHLSLEMRVAAGATALLSSRGNTRIYRSPQGCRSVLSAQVEKGALLVLVPDPTTCYAGARFEQHQDIHLAPGASLILMDLVTTGRRATGERWDFAHFSSALRVSREGRALFDERWLLDPAQGALSERLGRFDALGTVLLVGPASAAAREALAERLGTLPVTPGAPLVCSASPIGSDGLVLRAAATSPELLMHTATDWLSFLPALLGDDPWAHGN
- the valS gene encoding valine--tRNA ligase yields the protein MKTFRSIHLDLLPKHFEMGPVEKRLVEWWEAEGLYRYDPSRPREETFVVDTPPPTVSGSLHVGHIFSYTHTDITARFQRMLGKNIFYPMGWDDNGLPTERRVQNYFHVRADVNAPHVPDLQLEQASADTAKQPARLVSRPNFIKLCNQVTREDEKAFKSLWSSIGLSVDWEAEYATIDDHSRQVAQLSFLDLYEKGHVYSVDAPTMWDVDFQTAVAQAEVEDRPQAGAFHPIEFAVEGSDARFTIATTRPELLAACVGVTAHPEDERYKALFGKRAITPLFRVPVPIFPSELADPTKGTGILMVCTFGDATDVHWWRQMKLPLRQIIGRNGRLLPLTFGAPGWESLDGAAAQTFYAGIQGKTVKQARTAMVELLRREDGAARPGLGAPLLGEPKPIERDVKFFEKGDLPLEFISTRQWFVRLMDKKEQLLAYGARVKWHPEHMGTRYRNWTENLQLDWCISRQRYFGVQFPVWYALDQEGRPLYDKPLLASRERLPVDPTVDVPQGYQAAQRGQPHGFVAETDVFDTWFTSSLTPQIATGWPMDAERHRKLFPADIRPQSHEIIRTWAFYTVAKAMLHEDTIPWRDVLISGWVLDPDRKKMSKSRGNVVTPTHLIEAYGADAVRYWSASARLGVDTAFDEKVFKVGKRLVTKLFNASKYVVSQTAQVHPVTHELDRAFLWKLAALVEQVTASHQQFEFAAGLAATESFFWSAFTDTYLELVKTRAREGAAGGEPARGSAVASLRLGLEVLLRLFAPVLPFITEEVWRWAFAEESGHKSIHRAPWPQAGLFAGIDKPAHPGSFATAEAALQAANKRKSELGAGVGRGFSMLKLAANPATLQSLRLVQEDVLSAIRCPQVELVAKAELADSAVEVLDAVLAPPTEKGAEGGGSSES